The DNA window AATTCTTCAAAGTTGAGTTTGAACTTTTTTTCACTAAGTCGAAGTCACCAAATCGAGTTCAATTAAggtttcaattttgatttttccgtaaattgtatcattttataataaataattaaaatttatattataaataaTATACTCGATAATGGCTCAACGAATATTCAAGTTTTGACATTTTCTATTCGAACTTTACTCGATTACCTCCTCAAGTAACTCGAACCGAATTCGAGTCGAACCTTAAATCGAACTACTCACAAATCCGGGTCAAGTAGTTTGATTAATTTATACCGACACTCCCCACATCCTTTTTATGCCCAACTATCAGGTCCAATATCCCAATCATCTATACCTTTTAATGTTCATATATATATTGGCAATATCAATTTGTACCCCCAatatcaattttctttttttttttcaattgcaaaaGTATAGCTTgaattccaaatccatttatTCCAACATCTTACTTATATATTGACAATTTAATACGTTACACAAGTCTCAAAAGATAGATTAACGTTCTCCCTTGTTACTAtattttgaattccaaaaatacAACAAAGAATTACTTTGGGTGGTGCACCATATGGAGCTACATGTGATTACTTCCGTAATTACCATGTGTATAAACCTAATCGTGCAAGAATGTGCTTCactaagggtctgtttggtaggatgtaaaatattttcattggAAGTCTTTTTCTGGAAAAAGTTTTGTTTACATTCTAATTTTCATCTGTTTGGTTACTTTTGGAAAACATTTATCCTCATGAATAATTAATTCAATTCCTCACCATATCAATAAATTCTCTCCCATCGGCCGTCTCCGCCATTCCACTCTCGTCTCCATCACAAAAAACTTTCCTCCAACACATACACCACCCCTGCCATCATTCTTTGACTGAGAAGAGATTAAAGCAATAGACACATGAATGATCGATATCAATTTTCCAACTCAACCATAATCAGTCATAAGACATTGAAGATGACAATGAAATAAAACCAACTCTCACAATAATATTTTTACTGCTAAAATTCTTTCAAAGATCTAGAAGATCTCGGATTGAAATTTCCAAAGCAAAAGTTGGACATTGTTGGTGATATATAGAATTAGTTCATTTCTCTCCTCCGTGGCCAATCTTAAAAGACTTTCTTCGTCCTGTAAAAGTTCCTCTGAGATCTCTTCTTTCTTTATGCTACCAATCTCCTTGTTTTGTCTCTCTAGATCCTTCATATTTCTGTAGATCTTAATTGTTTCTGTAAATCTGACACATATGCAATGGGATGTGCGATATGTTGGATTGTGTTTCTGTGAGAGGAGGAATAGCATGGAATGAATAGAGGGATCGATGATGTTTACTGGAACTATTTCCTATGGCTTTTTTACTTCTTATGTTGATGAATGTGTAACTAAGGACAAAAGGGACAGGATTAGAGGGTTGAAAATAACTTCAGTAAGTTTTTAAGTGAAGTTATTTTACACCCACTTATGGAAAAGATTTTACAACAGAAATCATTTTCTTAGCGCTAAATTGAACCAAACAACGGAAatcacggaaaatattttctggaaaatatttttagtcaaaacaaacagaccctaaaTGTAAATTTTCACAAGAAGAGTTGCCTTTTCGTTTGTTGTATCCGAGTTAAATTTAGAAAATGGTAGTAATTGTGAACATGGTAAGACTGATAACTAATACTAATAAAAGCGATCATAGAGTTAGTGCAGAAGTTAAGTGAATTCATCCCACTAATGTTCTCGTTTGGAAATCCATGTATGTTGAAACAAACGCTGACCAGCTAGGAATATTGTCATCATTTGTGTGTATCTGAGTTAATGTTTCATACCATGCATGCCAATGGCCTATCCATTACTGATCAAACCACACGATTAAGTCATGAGACACTCCTTAAATTTTTAGCCGTCTATGTATCAAATGACACAAGCTACCTTATAAAAGGAACTCAGATGCCATTCCAGTTGTTTGATGCTCATTTACCCTCCCAACAATTTCGTTGCTTTTCAACTAAATATACGTTTACTTGTCATGAATAGAAGAGCCCATCAAATTTGCAcgcacttgtgaattttcaccGCACAAAGCAAGCGTGAAGGAAATGGACAAAGTGTGGATTGTAACACGTAAAGATGTGAGTTACCTATTCGCAAATAGAATGGGATTGTTTTGATTAGGTATTTGCTTTTGGAACTCGGAATATGTTCTGTAGAGGCAAAACAAGAAAAGGTGGGGTTTCTCTTTTTCCGCTTTTCAACATTAGTGGTACAATAAATACACCTGTTTAACGTATAAAACTAAGCAGAAGATTTAACTTTCGTGCCTAACATGGGCCATAATAAAAATACACGCGCTATCCTCTTTGCTCATAGCAATGTCCCTGATACGACGGAGAAAGGGAGAGAGATATTTTCCCAATCCCCAGTTGTTTGTCAGCCACAGAGCATCATCCTACGTGGCCTACAATAAGACCAGTTAAAGCAATCGATGGCCGCGACGGGATAAGAAATCGATAAGGCACAGAGCTTGACAACCCTCAGATGgattcatcaatcaatccaaCGGACACAGATCCCCACAAGAGATAATCCCTTGCACCCCAAAATCTATTTCTCCACCAGCAATTGCATTTGCGGGCTCTATAACCCTGCCAAGAAAAACACCACCTTATCACACCACACGCCTCCCTCCCTGCCTCCTACTCTCTCAGATCCTCTAGCTTCACATTCGTCGACATGGCCACCACCACCACAGCGGCAGCTACATCCTCCTTCCTCGGAACCCGTCTTCCGGAGGTCCACTCCAGCTCCGGTCGTGTCCAGGCAAGGTTTGGTTTCGGACCCAAGAAAGCTCCTAAAAAGATCGCAAAGCGCACCTCAGACCGTCCATTGTGGTATCCAGGAGCCATAGCACCAGACTATCTGGACGGCAGCCTCGTGGGTGACTATGGGTTCGATCCCTTCGGACTAGGCAAGCCGGCCGAGTACTTGCAATTTGAGTTGGACTCCTTGGACCAGAACTTGGCTAAAAACGTTGCCGGTGACATCATCGGAACCAGGACTGAAGTCGCGGACGTGAAATCAACTCCATTTCAGCCCTACAACGAAGTCTTTGGCTTGCAGCGGTTCAGAGAATGTGAGTTGATCCACGGAAGGTGGGCTATGTTGGCTACTCTTGGCGCCTTGGCTGTCGAGTGGCTAACCGGAGTTACCTGGCAGGATGCCGGAAAGGTACCTTTACCTGCATATGTATACAATACAAATGCATTAGTCGTGTCGTATTTCTTAGTTGCCTGCGCCTGGCTAGAACCTATACTGCGAGTAGGAAATAAGCCGTTGACACATAATTTTTCAGTGCGGATTCCAATCGATGTTGGCTTTAGTAACGTACGAAACGTATGCAGTGAAGTGAAGTAATTTTCAGCGCATCTATTCTATTGAGCTAAAAAGATTCTACATTAATTTGAACAGGTTGAGCTTGTGGAAGGATCATCATACCTGGGTCAACCACTTCCATTCTCCATGAGCACATTGATCTGGATTGAGGTGCTGCTCATTGGATACATTGAGTTCCAAAGGAATGCCGAGCTTGACCCCGAAAAGAGGCTGTACCCTGGCGGAAGTTTCTTTGACCCGCTCGGGTTGGCTGCTGACCCTGAGAAGAAGGCTACCCTTCAACTTGCCGAGATCAAGCATGCCCGCCTTGCCATGGTTGCCGCCCTCGGCTTTGCCGTCCAAGCCGCCGCGACTGGCAAAGGCCCGCTTAACAACTGGGCTACCCACTTGAGCGACCCTCTCCACACGACCATTTTTGACACCTTTGGACTTTTCTCTTAGAACGCCAACCTGCTCATCCTTGAATGGACACCTTTGGACTTTTCTCTTAGAACGCCAACCTGCTCATCCTTGAACATCCGCCTCCAAGTTGAGAACACCTTAATGGATTCTTACATCCGTTCTCATTATGTAAAGAACTGTGTAATTTAAAGAACTGTGTAATTTGACAGCTTAATTGAGCAGCATATTGCTACTATCCCTCTATATTCCCGTTAGCATAGCGTACCATATATAGACACACAGTCACACATACGCGCGCGCGCGCAGCGGTGATGCTCTGGGAAAAGGCACGTCCCTTGGAATGATCTTAAATTCAGGAAAATTGATTAATTAAATGGGGTGGGTAATTATTTATCATAAGAGAACTACGTACTACTAATATAGAGGGggggttttttattttttgggcaTTTCAGCTGGAATAAGGTCGTTAATTTGAGCttaatgatttttttgttgTGGTAAATTAGGAGGGATAGAGTTtacttaacaaaaaaaaaagggctaaTGCTCTATACATCAACTACTGATTGACGCACTCCTAGGGATCGCAGGGATCGCAACGGGGCGGGCACCCGCGAACACATGCCCCGCGGGGGTCAATGGGGGGCGGCGGGGTGGGGCGGGGCCCGTTTCTAAACGGGGGGAAAATTCCCTCCACCTCTGCCCTGTCACCtgtttgaaaaaatatatatatgtatataattatatatataatgatattataaattatactattaattatatatgtctattaataaaaattattaattatttatactaaatttattaatacatttatgttaaattcctaagtacacttaatacaataacacttttttctaaaaaaaacacaataataatttagtgattgtatttgtatcaaaagtgaaaacttgattattttagttatatttgttttatcatattagattgtattcgaataacctttgtttaattatttttatgagtttcaattgtgcaattacaataaataataatttgatgatgtgttaatattttagtacttgattatttgttcaaatttaattataataaaattatataataaaatttttttaaccccCACGGGTGCCCCGCCGGGGAAGCGAGGCGGGGAAGCCGGGAGCAAGGGACGGGGGGAATTAAAATGCAACGGGGGCGGGGGTTGGGGGAGGTGTCCCCCGGCCCATTGCCACCCCTACGCACACTAGATATGTAATTGCAGATTAAATAGATTAATTTGTCGACAAGTTACAATTTAGTATAGACAAATATGACgtataaaaaagaattaaaatgtgCAACTAGTTAATGGTATTTGATTACCGATATATAATCATAACTAGGTTTAGGCGTCAGCGTCAGTGTCACTCCCAAGCGTATGATTTTGGTTTTCTTGTTTAGTGGTTCTGTGGAAAGAGTGGAGTTGTTAGACTTTggagtttgttttttttttttttttgggtaccgTCTCTTTTTGAAACATTGCTCCTTTCCTTTTGCctcattttacaattttgcaaTGACATAATTGCAAACTCATAAACATGGCAGACATGACATGTAGCTTGTATTACTATTAATTTATTAGTGCCATGAGCCGACCTCTACTTTAATATAAGTAGTTAATACCAATTcactaaaattttctaaaacgAAGTGGAACGACAATGGTTGGTTCAACGGAGTCTTGGATGCTTTCCGCTTTCGTCTTTGTGTTTTGTTCGATTTCCACCAGATATTCAATGTAGTCAAAATAGACTCTTGGAATTGGGACGCATTCTATACCTCTCGGCAACACTTATATTAAAGCCTAAAAAGGAGATGGCGTATTTTTTTGgtaagttcaaaattttttttttttttttttgctcattCTCGATTCAGGTATTCATTTGATTCTGTTCCTATCCGTAGCAAAGATTGCTCATTTTTCGAAGCATCTGTAGCATTTCATTACCGATATAATAGCATGTCGCTTGTGCAAGCTAATTTAGGGGAGTTGCAAGACGAGTATTTATGATTTCGTTACTCCCATTACATAACTGCATATGGCGTTTAAGGAACGCTTTATAGTTATGGACGTCATCTTGTTTAAATAATTGGCTATGTTGAATCCAGGGCGAAGCAGAGCCTGGTACctgattaaaatttaaaagggttaaaaacaaaaaaaaatttctatgaTATATCTAATACACATAAAAGTCTCCCATGATTTCAAAAAGTATAAAACGATAcctcatattttgaactaaattataaaattaatgGAATTCAGTAAACTTAACGAAATCTGGTAAACACAACGAAAAATTTAATGGAATTCGATAAACTTAACGGTAAATTTAACGGAATTCAATGAGTTTAACAGTCAAGACCGTCATTTCCGTTAAATTTATCAGATTCCGTcaattttataatttagttcaaaatatgagacgtcgttttgtatgttttgaaattaTAAGGGATTTTCCTGCATATTAAGTATACCACTGGaagtttttttgtttaaaaaaaaaaaaaaaaaaaaaggtaaggcGAGCCAAGTTTTAACTTGCAGCAGTGTTGGCTGCTTTTTGATTTCCAAAGCAATCAAAACGTATGTAACGTCAAAATCCTTCTTGTGCTCCTTATTAAATTACATATATTATCCCATGTACCGcaactttgaatttttttttttctagtaaaaaaattttgaattcagaATTTTATATTTACCCAACGCCCTCCAAAAACACTAACGTTGAGCACACGGACCAACCAACTAATGAAAGGACAACAAATGTAAACTAGAGCATAAATCCAGAGTGTGCTGCACAGGGCTCACCGAATTCTCCTAATCTACCAACTAATAAAACTTGCAAGAAAAGTAACATGAACCGACTTAAGTCCCATTTTTTCAAACTTATGATAGCTATGCATACTAATTATATATGATGTTTTTTTAATTCTTGGGGAGAATTACCCAGTAAAGTACAACACAGAAACAATCATTATATACATCATTAAacttaagagagagagagagagagagaataacATATGGCAGATGGCATTGATCACCAACCACCAgttaatataattataatttaggaccgataaaaaaagaaaaattaagacTACAAAATTCACACGACACTTATCCATCTGGGAAAAGGAGGTTATGTAAGCGATAAAGATGAAGCGAAAATCATTAATGCAACTACGAGCACAAGAAGAAGGCAGTACCTACCTAAATGCTAAAAGGCGAAAGTAAGCAGTAAACTACAACTCAGCAGCGTATACAGAGTCAGGAGTTCGTCACTAGACCACAACAACGCACTATGGTTGGCTTTTGCACTCTTCCTCGTGTTTGTTTTCTCTGATTTTCTTCGCCACTCAATCCTGTGTCAAATCCCTATATTTCACTTGTCATTATCAAAAGATAAACTTCCCCATATCACAAGAAATCAACCCAACCCATATCTTTAGCTGGATTATTAATCTTTTTGGTCGCACTGAAATAATTAATTACGTTACTATAATTGAAAATGGATGCATACACATGTACCTGTTTGTATGGATATCTATATCATACGAACAAGACCCGAATTCGGGTATAATCTACCTCTGCCGTCCAAGACAACCTGCGGAAGTTGGGTAAAGGTTtgccattttctttttctcaatgGGGTTTTCATACTCTGTTGTCTTACTAGATAATGGGTCTGGATTTGAAGCAGGTGCATCAATGATTGTAACGAGGAAGGGATGTGATGTAAGATTGGATTTTTCTTGGTGGGGTCTTGTCAGATGAGTAAAAGGAGGGATGGGGTTTAGTAGCTGTTTCGGTGCAGTCGGTTCTACTTGCAAGGAAACAAGTAAAACACAGAGGCCACGAGGTAAGAgccaaaaatatttcaattcttAGTTTTGGCTTGAATGGAAGTTCCTTCTAATTATTGCTGAATTTGAGCATGGTGATAATTTTGTTGATTGGAATTAACATTCTTGTTGAAGTGAAACATTCTATAGGCCATTTCCGTTTTCTTAAA is part of the Coffea eugenioides isolate CCC68of chromosome 6, Ceug_1.0, whole genome shotgun sequence genome and encodes:
- the LOC113776123 gene encoding chlorophyll a-b binding protein CP29.1, chloroplastic — translated: MATTTTAAATSSFLGTRLPEVHSSSGRVQARFGFGPKKAPKKIAKRTSDRPLWYPGAIAPDYLDGSLVGDYGFDPFGLGKPAEYLQFELDSLDQNLAKNVAGDIIGTRTEVADVKSTPFQPYNEVFGLQRFRECELIHGRWAMLATLGALAVEWLTGVTWQDAGKVELVEGSSYLGQPLPFSMSTLIWIEVLLIGYIEFQRNAELDPEKRLYPGGSFFDPLGLAADPEKKATLQLAEIKHARLAMVAALGFAVQAAATGKGPLNNWATHLSDPLHTTIFDTFGLFS